ATTGATCATATCTTTTTATGcacaaataattttaaatccaaactacttgggtttgAAAGtatactcaacaagctttcttaACGGCttaaaccttgcaaaaatcggaaCTCAGTAGTGTCCGGAGCgaacccgcaaagtttgaccaaTTACTGAGTgttaatgcgccccaggcgcaaagccctgcgccccaggcgcatttcatCGCGCCCTAGGCGcattcttgaaatttcaaaagtgACCAAACTTTACGGCCTTGCCAATGACACTCTTGAACTCCGATTTGCttgtggtttgaaccattgaaaagtttGTCTAGCCTACTTTCCAACCAATTTTGTTTGGCTctaaaattatttatacatcaaaatataGACAACTTTACCCTCAACAGGTCAAAGAACAAACTGTTTCGGAAAAATTCTTGAATCAAACTAACGTTAAACCGAAACGAAACctattgtatatatataaagaggGTATTCAGAGTCTTAAAAGATGGTGAGatcaaaccataaaaataatgtattttgatttACATTGACAGTGTTGGTAGTGGAAGGGTAGTAGTGCTCAGATAATTTTTGTAGCGGTCTAATTGCTACccttttttataaactaaactTTATCATTTCTATGATTGGAATCAACCATCTTTTACTTTAAAATCCTCTTCATTATATAGGTTTTTATCCTATTTAAAATGAAGAAGATGCGAGCATTTTACTGGaatgatttgaatttttaactTACTGAGAGTAAATTGTTCATATCATTTTATGTACAAATACttttaaatccaaactacttgggttagaaagtacactcaacaagatttttaatggttcaaaccttgcaaaaatccaagctcgggagtgtccggagcgaaTCTGCAAAGTTTAACCAATTACTGAGTGTTAATGCGCCCGAAGCGCAAATcagtgcgcctgaggcgcatcttGGGGAGCCACCCCCACTAGCCATGTTGGAAGATCCACACAAGATAACAAATGCAACCGTCAGCTTTTTCTTTGTCTCCTGTTATTTCTTGGCCAATTTATTCCATTTTAGCAAGTGAGAACATGAGATAGAAGACGAACACGAAGCTTCCTTTTTTCATTCAGTTGAAATCTCTCAATGATTGTTGCATATCATCAAATCTTCACTGTCTCTATTCAATTCAGTCCCTTACCCAATAAAATTTGACATAGGTGCTGCCCTTTTCCTTCAGGCATTCCAGAGAGAAAATTCTGGGTTTTTCCACCGTTGGAGCTGTTCGTCAGAAAACCTAGTTCGGATCAGTCGAAGTGCACGTAAACTGGTCCAGACattttagttcaaaaaaatagTGTTTTCCTTGGGTACATGATAGTGGGATAGAGGCATGACAATATCTTTCCACTCTCTGAATTACCCTTATCATACATTTGGCTATGTGAATAAGAATAGAATTAGCCAGTATTCAACAAGGACAAATCCAGCTTTAGCCATTCCTCCTCCATCTTCAATTCTCCTACAAAATGATGAGAGTGGAAATTTATTGGACTCCAACAAAATACCTGGTTCAAATGCAGCTTGCGATTCTGTTGGTACTTCCCTACTCAATCATGATAATACAGTAGGAATCATCGGAGGCGTATCTATTCATTCCACTctaaatttcttgaaaaaactTGTTCATTGGAGTACCAAAGTAGGAGATGATTGCCCTCCATTTGTTCTTTGCTCTAATCCTGCACCAAGCATAAGTGAGGGTTTCCAAACGGATTGCGCTCCATTGGAAAACCTGAGGCGTGAACGGGTTTTTCTTGAGAAGTCTGGAGCCAGGTGTATAGTAATGCCTTGTCACGTATCGCACACGTGGCACGATGAAGTTTCAAGGGGATGTTCTGTTCCTTTCCTTCACATGGGTGAATGTGTGGCTAGGGAGCTTAAGGAAGCAAATTTGAGGCCAGTTGAAACAGGAAGCCCTCTGCGGATTGGGGTACTTGCCGCTGATGCAGTGCTGAAGACAGATTTTTATCAGGAGAAACTCCGGAATGAGGTATATCTATCTATTTGGTATGGTCATATAGCTACTTGTATACTTATATGCTATGTAGAGTTCAATTGAACGATTTCGTGTGGAAGATTAAAGAACACCGTGTTTTACACCTGGGGTGAAGATCATTCGTTCGGTTTGTAATACATTTCCCTTACCTCCAGTCTTCAGTAAATGTGTAATCTGCTTAGAAAATATGTTGGAGGGAGTAAGTCATACTGTAGTCTGAATTATCAGTTGGAAAGTCTTTTCTGAAGTTAGCTCTCCCGCTTCATCGTTTAGAAGTCAAAGTTTTTCCTATTGTTGTTGTTCATGACACAGTTAAGCTAGTGCTCTAGGTTCTCAGGGAACTGCGTTCGGTTAGTAATCAAGTAAAACCGTTCTTGTCTATGCTGAAGATGATTTGCAAGTGTTTCGTTTTGATTTTCCGACTACATCAGGGATCGTGTTTTTGTTGCACTCTGGAATGGAATTCATCCGCCTGGCTCTACATAGCACATTAATTGTGTTTGGAGTTGTGATTTTCCTTTGTCATTGCACTTGAATTCCCTTGAGTTTCCTGGTTATGTTTTTAGCTTTAAGTTGACATTCTACCATCTGTGAAATAATTTCCTTGTAATGTTCTTAGCCTCCTATTCCTATTGGAGTACAAATTACTGCAATTTCACTGGAAATAATTGCGATTTCTTGTACAAGCAGGGTTTTGAGGTTGTGCTGCCTGACAAAGCAACTATTGAACATACTGTAATTCCTGCAGTTGAAGCTTTAAACAGAAGGGATATGGAAGGGGCACGGAACCTGTTAAGAATCGCGCTACAAGTTCTTCTGCTTAGGGCCGTGCATACTGTCATCCTCGCGTCGGATAACATGCGGGAGCTGTTGCCTCATGATGATCCAATTCTTAAGAAATGTGTTGATCCATTGGATGCTTTAGCAAGGTCAACTATTAAGTGGACTCGATCTGCTCAAAAAGGTATATGAAAAACCTAGAATATAATGCATACAATTCACCATAGGGatatgataatgccaaaactgtttttgttggtgccaaaactctagtacacaaaaggcttgtaccatttgcaatgtacaagacttttatgcaccagagttttggcaccaacaaaaacagttttggcattatcatctCCCTTCACCATATCATTAAATAGTTAGCAAAGCCTTTCCTCTAGTATTTTAGGTAGTTGGTTGTTTATCTGTTATAGATTGTAGTTTTGATGTAGCACATAATATTGCTATTGTGTTAGGTATATTGGAGTTGTAATCTGGTCCATAGATTCTCTCTGTTGTATTGATCATAATTTTAGTAAAAGGGACCTATATATTCTGaaaattgtttgttcttttgATCTCATATATTCTGAAAATGGGTTGTGCAACATAACGTGAGTTCTTCATCTGTGTCCTGATTATGGCACAAAGAAATCTTGAGCAAACAAAAGAATCACAGTGACGTAAACGTAGTAGTTTTTCATCGCTTCATATCTGGTGTTTGCAAAAAGCAACAAGTGCTTGGATAATTGAGAATTAATGCGACTTCACACCCTGTACAAGCAATTAAGATGATAATGGCAGACCAAAATAAGCATGAAGCAAACCTTTGGTATTCAACATTCAGTTAGTCTATGATTCATAATTCCCAGAGGTGACGAGTTTGCGACAACAGTAGGTAGAACTCTCATTCGGTAAAAAAGACTCGCGACTGATATTCGATCGGTGGTCAGATCGGTGGTCAGATCAGTGGTTAAGAACCAGCAACAACAGGAATCTAAACACGACAAACTTTTTCTCAGCCTGTACAAAACGGTGCCATAAAACGAACTCGCACTATGATGATAATCTCACATAACATAAGCATGAAGGAAACTCTTTGAACGCATCATTCACAAGGAACTTTGTTTTTCATCATTCCTACAGTTTATACTTCATAACACCCACTTGTGACAAGTTTGTGGTAACAACAGTAAGAAGCAACATTTGGTATAAGACACCCGACTCATGTTCAATCGATGACTTGATTGATGGTTGCAGAAACTCTCAACCCATAGTAATCTAAAGATTCTAAACACAACTAACTTTTCCCAACCTGTGCAAAATGGTGCAATGAAACAACAGATGACACAAATCGTATACAAACTAGCTCCCCACTTTTCCCAGTGAGGTATGCACAAGAGGCATATCGTCAATCCAATCAGCGTAGATGTGACTAATCTTCTCAAATGCTTTCCACTTGAGTAAGCACTTCTTACCCTGCATTTTCTTCTCACAAGAAGTCCCATTCCCTGTTGTCGTTGATGATGCATGCAGGACAGCAGTTGGTGTCATATTTGAAGTAGAAACATTCCCAAATTCCATGGCAGTCCGAGACCTCACCTTCTTCAGTTCTGTGAATCAAAGTAACAGAATTATCAAACAGATGGAAGTCTTTTCGCTTGCCACCATGCTTAGACTTACTATGGCATCAAGAATGGCACCACAGGAATTTGTGTCGCATGAGTGACGTGTCTGCATGAGGTTTTGCATTCAGCTAATGCCTCAGTCACCAAGATTTGTATAGGTGACGAGTAGAAAATTCATTCATTAACAAATAGGAGTACCATTTAAACCTTTTAAATCTGTTTGTGCTGTGTCTGCAAAATAATTTCTTATGGGCCCCTCTTCGATGAATATGCCCACAAAGGATTGTAGATTTGTGCAGCCAAATGCTCATAAAACTCAAAAGCCACCAAAGTTCCTAGTTTCCACAGGACATCTGAAATAAGTACTGATATCTTCCACTCGAAGCGTAAGTATTCCTGTCTTGCTGGTAAGGAGAACTCAAGATACCAAAATTGCAGTTATTTACAAACACAATGTATAAACGAATCAGCTTCCGGAGCTACCGCGaagtcaaaaacaaaattgaaaaatgatccAAAAGGATGTCATCAGTTGTAATGAACTGGGCTGTAATCTGACATCAAATGCGACAGAATTGCCAACTAGTGCACCATAAATAAGACTATAATTAGCTATTCTCAATTAATCGTCCTCACAAAAGTTGATTACCATTAGCCCAAAGTAAAAATCTAGATACGTTCAGTCACATCCAAATACCCCTGCTACTATCTAATCTCCTTGAAGAGTTGATGCAGGTTATGCCAGTGACCGGAAAAAGCATAAAAGCTGAACCAAACAAACAATGGCTGGACAGCAGCAGCCAAAATAATCTTCTAATCATGATTGAAAGCATCTGAATGTAGTTAGATATATTCCTCTTTAACAAAGAAATTAGAGGAAGTTTGGGTTCAAGTACTTTCAAGACAGTGAATGGCTAAGTAAATACAAGACAATGCAAAATCGCTCCATCTCAAGAGCCCATACTGGTTAAACGCGAATTGAATTGTAGTttccccttttgtttttttaacacGAAAGATTCCTTGAACCGAAATGGTTTCGTGAACTATCTCAGCAGATGTATTGGAATAAAATTGCAGCAGCTGGTTCGATAAATCAAGGTCGACAGTAATGACATAGTTTAGGAGACTAGGCATAAGGCCATTCAGAATACCTGCATGTCCATGAGCAAAGCCACAACTGATGCCATAGGGACAGTTACCGGTCGCCCCCCACTTGTTACACAGCCTTGTCTTCCAATACACCGGCTTCTGAGACACTTCAATAGCATCCAAACTTTGTTTCACAAGAGCCTTACATTCCAATTGCTCACTCTCAATTCTGGAAAACCCTCCAGACCCATTACTCCCAGTACTTGTAGCAAAATTCTTCCGAAATTTCGCAGGAACTTCATGACGGAAATGACATCTCATACCAAAAGGGCATTGTTCCCCATTACAAAACCTCCAACACAGCTTCATAGATGAGATAATTATTTGGTCCTCATTCCAAGTCTCGTTGCTCATCAGTTCCTCCCTTTGAGGTAAAATCTTCTGGGTGGTATCCACAATACCATGGGAATACTGACAATTGTCCCCATAAGTGCAATGACCCCTACTAAATTGCAAGCATGGTACATTCTTGAAAGGAATTCCCATGTTAGGTTTGTTAAACAACACGGGAATCCTCGAATTCACCGGTGTTTGAGAAGTTCTGGGCTTCTTGAAAGATGGATATTCAGCATTGGAGGCATTCGCATACTGTTCGTCACAAGTCAAGAATTGGGGCGAGAAATTAACGGCATTGCCACCAGATTCAAGAGTTGGATGGAAATGAGCATGGGCTATCTGGTTTGTGGTAACAGGATTTAGGGTTGTCAAGTTTGGATCCATTTGTACGCAAATCAGAAAGCCCCGatgaaaatatcaaaaaaaaaaaatgcagatgAAAATTTGAAACTAGACGTTGTTCAAGAGGAATTTAAGAGAAAACCCAGATGGGTTTGAGAATTTCATTGGCATTCAACTAACCCATTTGCGCAAAACCATCTGAACGAGCTATCACTATCAAGAAATCACGAGATGTTAAAGCAgatgggaaaagaaaatttcattaaagTGTGTTCTGATGTGAACTTTCTTGAATGGGGTTAAGTTTGCAGAGGCACAGACTGTATTTACAAAACATCAACATCAGAACGCCAAGAATGGCGTTCGATGTGCAAGCAACGAGAGAAACCCTAGGAAATAGTAGTACTATCTCCTGAGCCTAGACGAAAACGGAAAGAATTTTGTCGGGTTCAGGAAATATTACCCAAGAGGGAAATTTTTTTGCGAAGAAGCTAAAGGGACAGACGATGTGCATGCCGATAAGGTAAAAAGGGCACGCAGAGCTCACTTTGGGCCTTCACGGATATAAGAGCCGTTCAATTATATATTTAGGTGTtcaattcaatttttattttttttcattcagatttcaagattctgtaatctgaatgaaaaaattgaagattGAATCAAGTACCTACACATATCATATCGGATTAAGATGATTTTTTGTAGGCCCACtcattttttggtaaaattattaaacggctcgaatcatctaTGAGAGACCCGGAGTAGGTCCCGCGTGCCTGTCGGTACCTATAGTAGGTTTTTTTGGATGCaactactccctctgttccgatttgtttgtctctcTTTAAAGAGCATTtgacctctaaaaaaattgtctataatttttaattcgtaatggttttaatatgcaatatagatattgtttagtagatttcaattagttttattatacaaaatcttaaaaatcataaaaaatattataaaatgtaagatataagtatatttttgaaaaacacgaatttcgataattggacaaacaaattgagactgAGGATGTATCATTTCTAATGTTCTTTCACATGTGATGGGTCATATGTATGCGTAGAGTTCACCAATATGAAAGGAGCGCTGCAAATAAGcaacttcaaaaaaaagagagaggaggacTAGGAGAGAGAACGGCCTCACTGAAACTCACCATCTGGAGCCGCAGATCGGAGGAAACAGTTAGGATTCTATTCCAAATGGGAATAATTAAacttacccaaatattttaggtattcaaactcaaatattctTCGTCGTTTTGTTATGTTTGAAGTGGTTCGATGCATGCAAATTTTTATGGTGCATTTGTGGTTCTGCGTCAACCAATATACATTAGACTATTCAAAATACATATATGTCCTAATTTGGATTTAGATACTAGTGTTCCAAGCATTATTGAAGTAGGAGGAGGAATAAACTTTTCTTGGGGCTTTCGTGTTGTCCCTTGCGGACAACAAGAACCCCGGgttccttcccttcccttcccttccaaCGCAAGAACCCCATgttccttcccttcccttcccttccaaCGCATCTGCTCTGGcttgataaaaagaaattatcgTTCACGTTTCGCTAACAATGAGGAAAAACGCAGTGTCGGTTTCCAAAACGTCAAACCCCAAAGGGTAGCTCAAGTGGCAATATGGATGAAACGTAAACCTAAACATCCTCAGTTcgaaacttagcaacctcttccTGCCAAGCCGCAAGAGATGAATCTCTTGTGAATCCCCTAATCCCGACGTAGATGCGCTGCCTTTTGACCGGACTGGAGAGGGGAAGAGTCGAGGTGCACGTGAACTAACCCGAACACCTTTACAGTCGAAACAAAGGAAAAACGTTTCCTTCCTCAATGACATTTCCACCGAAATAGTAATCACATTTGATGAGAAACTGGAATGGCTGAATTTGTGTTCTTCCATCAGATTGCACACAACAATACTTAGGACTCCATTCCCTCTTCCTCTTAAGTTAAAAGTCTTAACACATCCGCTATAATATTGAGAAAACACACCCATCTTTTTATAGTAGAAGATAATTATCATCTTCTGATTAAGAAGAggctccacacacacaaaaaaaatgcttatcaaaaaaaagaaaagactacaCACAAACCACGCGTAGAAAATGCTTGTTTTCAACCATCTTGTCC
This DNA window, taken from Rhododendron vialii isolate Sample 1 chromosome 8a, ASM3025357v1, encodes the following:
- the LOC131335444 gene encoding uncharacterized protein LOC131335444 isoform X1, translated to MTISFHSLNYPYHTFGYVNKNRISQYSTRTNPALAIPPPSSILLQNDESGNLLDSNKIPGSNAACDSVGTSLLNHDNTVGIIGGVSIHSTLNFLKKLVHWSTKVGDDCPPFVLCSNPAPSISEGFQTDCAPLENLRRERVFLEKSGARCIVMPCHVSHTWHDEVSRGCSVPFLHMGECVARELKEANLRPVETGSPLRIGVLAADAVLKTDFYQEKLRNEGFEVVLPDKATIEHTVIPAVEALNRRDMEGARNLLRIALQVLLLRAVHTVILASDNMRELLPHDDPILKKCVDPLDALARSTIKWTRSAQKGQQLVSYLK
- the LOC131335444 gene encoding uncharacterized protein LOC131335444 isoform X2, which encodes MTISFHSLNYPYHTFGYVNKNRISQYSTRTNPALAIPPPSSILLQNDESGNLLDSNKIPGSNAACDSVGTSLLNHDNTVGIIGGVSIHSTLNFLKKLVHWSTKVGDDCPPFVLCSNPAPSISEGFQTDCAPLENLRRERVFLEKSGARCIVMPCHVSHTWHDEVSRGCSVPFLHMGECVARELKEANLRPVETGSPLRIGVLAADAVLKTDFYQEKLRNEGFEVVLPDKATIEHTVIPAVEALNRRDMEGARNLLRIALQVLLLRAVHTVILASDNMRELLPHDDPILKKCVDPLDALARSTIKWTRSAQKGI
- the LOC131335443 gene encoding zinc finger CCCH domain-containing protein 39-like isoform X1, which produces MDPNLTTLNPVTTNQIAHAHFHPTLESGGNAVNFSPQFLTCDEQYANASNAEYPSFKKPRTSQTPVNSRIPVLFNKPNMGIPFKNVPCLQFSRGHCTYGDNCQYSHGIVDTTQKILPQREELMSNETWNEDQIIISSMKLCWRFCNGEQCPFGMRCHFRHEVPAKFRKNFATSTGSNGSGGFSRIESEQLECKALVKQSLDAIEVSQKPVYWKTRLCNKWGATGNCPYGISCGFAHGHAELKKVRSRTAMEFGNVSTSNMTPTAVLHASSTTTGNGTSCEKKMQGKKCLLKWKAFEKISHIYADWIDDMPLVHTSLGKVGS
- the LOC131335443 gene encoding zinc finger CCCH domain-containing protein 39-like isoform X2, translating into MDPNLTTLNPVTTNQIAHAHFHPTLESGGNAVNFSPQFLTCDEQYANASNAEYPSFKKPRTSQTPVNSRIPVLFNKPNMGIPFKNVPCLQFSRGHCTYGDNCQYSHGIVDTTQKILPQREELMSNETWNEDQIIISSMKLCWRFCNGEQCPFGMRCHFRHEVPAKFRKNFATSTGSNGSGGFSRIESEQLECKALVKQSLDAIEVSQKPVYWKTRLCNKWGATGNCPYGISCGFAHGHAGTLVAFEFYEHLAAQIYNPLWAYSSKRGP